A window from Pongo abelii isolate AG06213 chromosome 6, NHGRI_mPonAbe1-v2.0_pri, whole genome shotgun sequence encodes these proteins:
- the LRRD1 gene encoding leucine-rich repeat and death domain-containing protein 1 isoform X3: MSEKEGMSEELEDTISQFRKESRSQSMKEPGFIKETSNLINEASDYLEGKSSNQIYETHPRQNTLEPTSSSGRKSKRNEEQKKNLQFSETSTRTETSQSLSSLTGRTAEYQALVNFLSHETVGEVSPQVSEENQKQLGLGADNFTVNLEAKGLQEFPRDILKIKYVKYLYLDKNQIKTFQGADSGDLLGLEILSLQENGLSSLPSEIQLLHNLRILNVSHNHISHIPKEISQLGNIRQLFFYNNYIENFPSDLECLGNLEILSLGKNKLRHIPDTLPSLKNLRVLNLEYNQLTIFPKALCFLPKLISLDLTGNLISSLPKEIKELKNLETLLLDHNKLTFLAVEIFQLLKIKELQLADNKLEVISHKIENFRELRILILDKNLLKSIPEKISCCAMLECLSLSDNKLTELPKNIHKLKNLRKLHVNRNNMVKITDSISHLNNICSLEFSGNIITGVPIEIKNCQKIIKIELSYNKIMYFPLGLCALDSLYYLSVSGNCISEIPVDISFSKQLLHLELSENKLLIFSEHFCSLINLQYLDLGKNQIKKIPASISNMISLHVLILCCNKFETFPRELCTLENLQVLDLSENQLQKISSDICNLKGIQKLNFSSNQFIHFPIELCQLQSLEQLNISQIKGRKLTRLPGELSNMTQLKELDISNNAIREIPRNIGELRNLVSLHAYNNQISYLPPSLLSLNDLQQLNLSGNNLTALPSAIYNLFSLKEINFDDNPLLRPPMEICKGKQLYTIACYLQRADERDALFH; the protein is encoded by the exons ATGTCTGAAAAGGAGGGTATGTCGGAAGAGCTAGAGGATACTATTAGTCAATTTAGGAAAGAATCTAGATCACAGTCAATGAAGGAGCCTGGCTTTATTAAAGAAACATCAAATTTGATAAACGAAGCTTCTGATTACCTGGAAGGGAAATCTTCTAACCAGATTTATGAAACACATCCTAGACAGAATACATTAGAGCCAACATCTTCCTCTGGAAGGAAGTCTAAgagaaatgaagaacaaaagaaaaatcttcaatTTTCTGAAACAAGCACTAGAACAGAAACTTCACAGAGTTTATCATCACTAACTGGGAGGACTGCAGAATATCAGGCTTTGGTTAACTTCCTATCTCATGAAACAGTAGGAGAAGTTAGTCCACAAGTCTCTGAAGAAAATCAGAAACAACTTGGCTTAGGGGCAGATAACTTTACAGTTAACCTTGAGGCCAAGGGTTTACAGGAATTTCCTagggacattttaaaaatcaaatatgtaaaatatctatATTTAGACAAGAATCAAATCAAAACTTTTCAAGGGGCAGACTCAGGTGATCTGTTAGGACTTGAAATTCTATCCCTGCAAGAAAATGGATTATCATCACTTCCATCTGAAATTCAGTTACTTCATAATTTAAGGATATTAAACGTCAGTCACAACCACATATCACATATACCTAAAGAAATATCTCAGCTTGGGAATATCAGACAACTCTTTTTTTATAACAATTACATTGAAAATTTTCCTTCTGACTTAGAATGTCTTGGAAACTTGGAAATTTTAAGTTTGGGTAAAAATAAGTTAAGACATATACCAGATACTCTTCCTAGTTTAAAAAACTTGAGGGTTCTCAATTTGGAATATAATCAGTTAACAATATTTCCTAAAGCTCTCTGCTTCCTTCCAAAGTTAATTTCACTAGACCTTACTGGAAACCTAATAAGCAGTTTGCCAAAAGAAATTAAGGAgcttaaaaatttagaaacactTTTGCTGGATCACAATAAGCTTACCTTTCTGGCTGTAGAAATTTTTCAGTTACTCAAAATAAAAGAACTCCAACTGGCCGACAATAAATTGGAAGTTATTTCACACAAAATTGAGAATTTCAGGGAACTTAGGATTCTTATACttgataaaaatttattgaaaagtaTACCAGAGAAAATATCTTGCTGTGCAATGTTGGAATGCCTTAGTCTTAGTGATAATAAATTAACAGAACTTCCTAAGAACATCCATAagcttaaaaatttaagaaaactccATGTAAACAGAAATAATATGGTAAAAATAACTGACAGTATCTCACATCTTAATAACATATGCAGTCTAGAATTTTCAGGAAACATAATCACAGGTGTTCccattgaaataaaaaactgccaaaaaataattaaaattgaattgagttataacaaaataatgtattttccatTGGGACTGTGTGCTTTAGATTCTCTTTATTATTTGAGTGTTAGTGGAAATTGTATTTCAGAAATACCTGTGGATATATCTTTCAGTAAACAACTGCTTCATTTAGAATTGAGTGAAAACAAACTCCTCATATTTTCTGAGCACTTTTGTTCTCTTATTAATCTTCAATACCTGGATCTTGGTAaaaaccaaataaagaaaattccaGCATCAATTTCTAATATGATATCACTCCATGTACTTATTTTATGCTGTAATAAATTTGAAACTTTCCCTAGAGAATTGTGTACTTTAGAAAATTTGCAAGTACTTGATCTTTCTGAAAACCAATTACAGAAAATCTCTTCAGACATCTGTAATTTAAAAGGAATCCAGAAATTAAACTTCTCAAGCAATCAATTTATACATTTTCCTATTGAACTGTGCCAACTTCAATCACTGGAACAGCTGAATATAAGTCAGATAAAAGGGAGAAAG CTAACAAGACTTCCAGGAGAGCTATCTAATATGACTCAACTTAAAGAACTTGATATCTCAAATAATGCAATCAGAGAGATTCCAAGAAATATAGGAGAATTGAGAAATTTGGTTAGTTTACATGCATACAATAATCAAATAAGTTATCTTCCACCATCTTTGCTATCTTTAAATGATCTGCAGCAACTAAACCTGAGTG
- the LRRD1 gene encoding leucine-rich repeat and death domain-containing protein 1 isoform X2, with product MSEKEGMSEELEDTISQFRKESRSQSMKEPGFIKETSNLINEASDYLEGKSSNQIYETHPRQNTLEPTSSSGRKSKRNEEQKKNLQFSETSTRTETSQSLSSLTGRTAEYQALVNFLSHETVGEVSPQVSEENQKQLGLGADNFTVNLEAKGLQEFPRDILKIKYVKYLYLDKNQIKTFQGADSGDLLGLEILSLQENGLSSLPSEIQLLHNLRILNVSHNHISHIPKEISQLGNIRQLFFYNNYIENFPSDLECLGNLEILSLGKNKLRHIPDTLPSLKNLRVLNLEYNQLTIFPKALCFLPKLISLDLTGNLISSLPKEIKELKNLETLLLDHNKLTFLAVEIFQLLKIKELQLADNKLEVISHKIENFRELRILILDKNLLKSIPEKISCCAMLECLSLSDNKLTELPKNIHKLKNLRKLHVNRNNMVKITDSISHLNNICSLEFSGNIITGVPIEIKNCQKIIKIELSYNKIMYFPLGLCALDSLYYLSVSGNCISEIPVDISFSKQLLHLELSENKLLIFSEHFCSLINLQYLDLGKNQIKKIPASISNMISLHVLILCCNKFETFPRELCTLENLQVLDLSENQLQKISSDICNLKGIQKLNFSSNQFIHFPIELCQLQSLEQLNISQIKGRKLTRLPGELSNMTQLKELDISNNAIREIPRNIGELRNLVSLHAYNNQISYLPPSLLSLNDLQQLNLSGNNLTALPSAIYNLFSLKEINFDDNPLLRPPMEICKGKQLYTIACYLQRADERDGVKWESRLSPGGRVCGDL from the exons ATGTCTGAAAAGGAGGGTATGTCGGAAGAGCTAGAGGATACTATTAGTCAATTTAGGAAAGAATCTAGATCACAGTCAATGAAGGAGCCTGGCTTTATTAAAGAAACATCAAATTTGATAAACGAAGCTTCTGATTACCTGGAAGGGAAATCTTCTAACCAGATTTATGAAACACATCCTAGACAGAATACATTAGAGCCAACATCTTCCTCTGGAAGGAAGTCTAAgagaaatgaagaacaaaagaaaaatcttcaatTTTCTGAAACAAGCACTAGAACAGAAACTTCACAGAGTTTATCATCACTAACTGGGAGGACTGCAGAATATCAGGCTTTGGTTAACTTCCTATCTCATGAAACAGTAGGAGAAGTTAGTCCACAAGTCTCTGAAGAAAATCAGAAACAACTTGGCTTAGGGGCAGATAACTTTACAGTTAACCTTGAGGCCAAGGGTTTACAGGAATTTCCTagggacattttaaaaatcaaatatgtaaaatatctatATTTAGACAAGAATCAAATCAAAACTTTTCAAGGGGCAGACTCAGGTGATCTGTTAGGACTTGAAATTCTATCCCTGCAAGAAAATGGATTATCATCACTTCCATCTGAAATTCAGTTACTTCATAATTTAAGGATATTAAACGTCAGTCACAACCACATATCACATATACCTAAAGAAATATCTCAGCTTGGGAATATCAGACAACTCTTTTTTTATAACAATTACATTGAAAATTTTCCTTCTGACTTAGAATGTCTTGGAAACTTGGAAATTTTAAGTTTGGGTAAAAATAAGTTAAGACATATACCAGATACTCTTCCTAGTTTAAAAAACTTGAGGGTTCTCAATTTGGAATATAATCAGTTAACAATATTTCCTAAAGCTCTCTGCTTCCTTCCAAAGTTAATTTCACTAGACCTTACTGGAAACCTAATAAGCAGTTTGCCAAAAGAAATTAAGGAgcttaaaaatttagaaacactTTTGCTGGATCACAATAAGCTTACCTTTCTGGCTGTAGAAATTTTTCAGTTACTCAAAATAAAAGAACTCCAACTGGCCGACAATAAATTGGAAGTTATTTCACACAAAATTGAGAATTTCAGGGAACTTAGGATTCTTATACttgataaaaatttattgaaaagtaTACCAGAGAAAATATCTTGCTGTGCAATGTTGGAATGCCTTAGTCTTAGTGATAATAAATTAACAGAACTTCCTAAGAACATCCATAagcttaaaaatttaagaaaactccATGTAAACAGAAATAATATGGTAAAAATAACTGACAGTATCTCACATCTTAATAACATATGCAGTCTAGAATTTTCAGGAAACATAATCACAGGTGTTCccattgaaataaaaaactgccaaaaaataattaaaattgaattgagttataacaaaataatgtattttccatTGGGACTGTGTGCTTTAGATTCTCTTTATTATTTGAGTGTTAGTGGAAATTGTATTTCAGAAATACCTGTGGATATATCTTTCAGTAAACAACTGCTTCATTTAGAATTGAGTGAAAACAAACTCCTCATATTTTCTGAGCACTTTTGTTCTCTTATTAATCTTCAATACCTGGATCTTGGTAaaaaccaaataaagaaaattccaGCATCAATTTCTAATATGATATCACTCCATGTACTTATTTTATGCTGTAATAAATTTGAAACTTTCCCTAGAGAATTGTGTACTTTAGAAAATTTGCAAGTACTTGATCTTTCTGAAAACCAATTACAGAAAATCTCTTCAGACATCTGTAATTTAAAAGGAATCCAGAAATTAAACTTCTCAAGCAATCAATTTATACATTTTCCTATTGAACTGTGCCAACTTCAATCACTGGAACAGCTGAATATAAGTCAGATAAAAGGGAGAAAG CTAACAAGACTTCCAGGAGAGCTATCTAATATGACTCAACTTAAAGAACTTGATATCTCAAATAATGCAATCAGAGAGATTCCAAGAAATATAGGAGAATTGAGAAATTTGGTTAGTTTACATGCATACAATAATCAAATAAGTTATCTTCCACCATCTTTGCTATCTTTAAATGATCTGCAGCAACTAAACCTGAGTG